The region AAGTACGACATTCAGATCCAGAACGTACGGCAACCGTTGCTGGATGTCGACCATACGAGTGCCCGGTTGAACTTCCTGACGCCACGCTATGTCAACCGGAAGGGCGTTGCGTTGCCGACAAGCTCGGAAGAAACGAAGCGTGCCAAGCGAGAAAATCTAGAGCAGAAGCAAATTCTCGTTCCGGAGCTGTGTACGATACATCCCTTTCCGGCTTCACTATGGCGAGCGGCCGTCTGTTTACCTTGTGTGCTTTACCGGAtcaatgcgctgctgctggcggacgAGATACGGCGACAGGTAGCGCGCGATCTAAAGCTTGGCCGCGAAGATCTTGATCAGCTTCAAGGGGGCAAATTCGAGTGGCCAATGCTTAGCTTCGGCTGGAATCTAGCGGATGTGTTGCGCAAAACCAAGGAACAGAAGGTTGCAcaagcagcggctgctgctgctgctgttaccatAGCAACGGTGCCCGCAGCAGAGGAAGGCACAGAAACCGATGCATCGCTACAGGAGGGAAATGAACCGGAATCGACATCGGAAGGGACAGAAAAGAAGGCAATCGAAAGTGATCCCCATGATGAGACTGAAAAGACCACTGGCGCCAATCAGGAAGAGCAGAATCCGGATGATGGGAGCAACGTTGAAAACACCCAGAACGAGAATGGCCAAAGTGAGGAAGAGGCTCTGCTGGAGATCGGCACGTGGTCCAATGAGATGGCCGTCGGTGTCGACACGGGTGAAGACGGCGAATCCGGGATAGGCGGTGGTAAAGGTGCGTTCCTACGGTACGATTCGGATTGTGCCAGTAACAGTAGCGGCAACTATTACTCCTCCGATGAgtacgacgaagaagaggacggTTATCTGTACGATGATTCCGGTGGCGGCGCGTCGGATGAGGAATCAGCGCTGCCTGCCattactgccgctgctggtgagtCCGGCACAGAACCTGGTACGTTGTGTGAGGCGAATGGTTCAGGGAAGCCTGCCCCAGCGGCACCAGAAACCACTGTGAGCACCGTGCGACGGCTGAAGATTGAATTCAAATCGGAAACGATGGCCGAAGCGATCGATTCGGAACGCGATCTGCAACGGCAGCGTACCCAGCAAAGCATCATACAGCGATCACGCCAGAATGAACGGTTGTATCAGATCACCAAGAATGCTGCCGAAGGTTTCAGCTGCTCTCTCGCCCTTACCACCATGATGGACGCCAACGAGAGGGCAGAGGCGGAGCAACGGTTCGCAGAACAGAAGAACCACACCAAGGATGCAATTCGATTGCACGggacgctcgttcgctggaaTGAGTCGCTCACCGTGGATCATTGGCGTAGTCGCCTGGAGGCAAACGAGCTGGCCACGCTGACGGCGCTGATGGACGATATGGGAGGCCGTGCCTTCATCGAGTTCGTTCCGTACATCGAGGAGCAGGAACTCTTCACCCTACTCATCCGGAACGGTAGCACCGGTGAGCGCTGGTTACGGCTGCACGATCTGTATCAGCTGAACGCGCGTTTCTTTCCCGAACAGTACACCGTACTGCGCGGTGGGTCCCATTTCGATCACTTTctcgacgaagacgatgagcAGGAGCGGGATGGTTATGCCGCCGGCGATGGATCGTCAGCCAAAGTGATCACACTCACGATCCGTGATCCGTTTCCAGCCATAGCTGCCGGTCAAACGGCTTGCAATTACAAGGTGTCTCAAGACACCGTAACGCGTATAGCGAAGCGATGCAACGGTGAGCTCGAGGAACGGctggaacaacagcagcaacagaacgatGAGACTGCTAGCATTACGTTCAACTTTGATGAACAACCAGATCTGGAACAGCATCCGGGGCCCAGTCCGGCCATTATTCTGCAAGCATTAACCATGTCCAACGCGAACGACGGCATCAATTTGGAACGATTGGAAACGATCGGTGACTCTTTTCTCAAGTACGCCATTACAACCTACCTCTACTGTCGCTATGACAACGTGCACGAAGGTAAACTTAGCCATCTGCGGTCGAAGCAGGTTTCGAATCTGAACCTCTACCGCCTCGGATGTCGGAAACGGTTGGGGGATTGTATGATCGCGGCCAAATTCGAACCGCACGACAACTGGCTTCCTCCGTGTTACTACGTGCCGAAGGAACTCGAACAGACGCTCATCGATGCGAAGGTAAGTGATGGACGCAGTAGTAGCCATTGAATATGGATAGTGCGTTTCACGTTGCATACCGTTATAGATTCCCGCGTGCCACTGGAATTTGGCTGATTTGCCCGACATCAAGCGGCTTTCGTGTGCGGAAATTTGCCAACTGGTCAAAGAGCGAGCTCGGGCAAAGCGCAGAGAAGAGCTGGAGCGAAGAAACCTACTGACTCACACGAATCCGGGCGCACAGGGTGTTAACGGCCAAGCTGATATGaatattgatgatgatgatgatggggatgaggaagaagatgacaatgatgaggatgaagatgaagatgacgacgacgatgacgatgatgatgagtgtaATGAGGGTGGATCGGatttcttctcctgcttcaTCCCCTACAACCTCGTGACGCAGCACAGCATCCCGGATAAATCGGTGGCCGATTGTGTCGAAGCACTGATCGGTGCCTATCTGATCGAATGTGGACCACGTGGTGCGCTCCTGTTCATGGCATGGCTCGGCATTCGAGTGCTGCCAATATGCAGTAACAGCCGTGTCCCGAAATCGACCAACACGGAAGGCACGCAAGAGCTGGAGCCGtacagaggaggaggaggaaccgtCGACATAACGGAATACGGACATTGGatagcaccaccatccccgATGGTGCGAGCGAACATTACATTCGGTGGCCTCGAAACCGGCGCTAGTGCGACCGCCCGAGAACTCAACCGGTTGCTCGAAGGCTTTGAGGTGTTTGAGAGTGCGCTCGGTTACCATTTCCAGGATCGGTCCTATCTGCTGCAGGCCATGACACACGCTTCGTACAGTCCGAACCGATTGACCGACTGCTACCAGCGGCTCGAATTCCTTGGTGATGCCATTCTGGATTATCTGATTACGCGCCATCTGTACGAAGATCGGAGGCAGCATTCACCCGGTGCGCTCACCGATCTCCGATCGGCACTGGTCAACAATACAATCTTCGCCGCGCTCGCGGTTCGGCATGGATTTCATCGGTACTTCCTGCACCTGTCACCCGGTCTGCAGGAGGtaatcgatcggttcgtgcGGATCCAGCAGGAGAACGGTCACCGTATCACCGAGGAGGAGTACTACCTgcccgacgaggacgatgatgtgCTAGCGGCCGATGGAGGAGGCTTCAGTGGTGGATACGGTGAGATTGAAGGAGGCCAAGCGTTGATGGGTTCTGGCGAGGCGGAAGACGTCGAAGTGCCGAAAGCGCTCGGCGACGTGTTCGAATCGATCGCCGGAGCCATCTTCCTCGATTCCGGCATGTCACTAAACACCGTGTGGAAGGTAAGGTGCATCTATTTCTAGCTGAGCGACGCGGAACATGCTAACAATTTCCCTTTCGTATCTACCGTAGGTGTACCGTAAGATGATGGGCCCTGAGATAGAAAAGTTCAGCAGTTCCGTGCCCAAATCGCCGATTCGTGAACTGCTGGAAATGGAACCGGAGACGGCCAAGTTTGGGTATGTCTCTTTTGTCCTTCCCACTAGATCCATCCTTTAccctttcgtttgtttcccGTTCCACAGCAAACCCGAAAAACTGGCCGATGGTCGGCGTGTGCGGGTCACCGTCGAGGTGTTCGGTAAGGGAACGTTCCGGGGCATCGGGAGAAACTATcgcatcgccaaatgtacagCGGCCAAGTGCGCTCTTCGGCAGCTCAAGAAGCTTGGCTACAGCAGCCACCACAAGCGCCGTTAATGGATTGGAGTTAGTAACCAGAAACACTTCGAAATCATTCCTTCTCATGCTCATACTATTACTCTAAGtagtgaaatgaataattaagTAAATTACACTTCAGGGGTCCGCCAAGCAGAAGCTAAAAAGTAATAAACGTTTGACCAGTGTAACGTTTTTCTTACCATTTGAACGGGGCCACTACATTCGCGACTCGCGAATACAGCTCTGTAAACGCATTGATTTCTATCTCACTCGCACCATTGTCTGTTTCGCTCGCGCGCGTTGgcgagtgtttttgtgttgagcatttttatttttcatccgcCGTCTGCTGATATCTTGGATAAGTGCCGTGCTCTGCGAAAATCATGGATTACGTTGATATTCAGGCGGTGGAATCGAAGCTGACCGATGTGACCGTCACACCCATACCGATGATCAAACACGCGCATAGTAATAATCACGGCGGAAaccacggcggtggcggcggcggcggcagcagcagcagcaacaactgcaacatcGCGAGTATCAGCATCACGCCTCAAAcgaatcaccatcatcatcgcagccaAAATCACACCAACTCTtcggcagcggtagcagcggcggcagcagcagctgctgctgcggccgcggcCATGAACGATGGAAACTCGGGAGCACTCGCCCTCACCGTCGGTTCCAATTCCACTGCCAACCTAGTAGCCCCGGTTACCACGTACAACCATTTTCCCAACAATTCCGGACTCTCCAAGTACGCccagctgctgatggtgattgAGGAGATGGGGCGCGATCTGCGTCCCACCTATTCCGGCAGCCGGAACTCGGCCGAAC is a window of Anopheles aquasalis chromosome 2, idAnoAquaMG_Q_19, whole genome shotgun sequence DNA encoding:
- the LOC126571409 gene encoding cyclin-dependent kinase 2-associated protein 1, coding for MDYVDIQAVESKLTDVTVTPIPMIKHAHSNNHGGNHGGGGGGGSSSSNNCNIASISITPQTNHHHHRSQNHTNSSAAVAAAAAAAAAAAAAMNDGNSGALALTVGSNSTANLVAPVTTYNHFPNNSGLSKYAQLLMVIEEMGRDLRPTYSGSRNSAERLKRLIVHARILVRECLVETERSARQ
- the LOC126571352 gene encoding endoribonuclease Dcr-1; the protein is MTVLHWMERNIHTTALTPRDYQTELLSMAREENLIVCLAHNSAKEFLAVKLIQSLRSDRDERGDGDAVAAALSRRPRKTVFLTERTDRAVLASMVANLTDLTVSTVANDDEPSSRQDLAGSDVLFMSSAAVLLELLDQAKVLQVEQIRLLIVDECHKTYGHSELWEVCGRIERSNGARTKIVGLAGPLHGASCTPERLRWELRCLERCLRARIETASDITSILRFSTKPTELILECTPARASPLARHLRALILRQIAFLQDHRYDPLAMYGMDANDSDDPPIGNNGETDAEKENDEEDEFRRELRSIPDPKAAPLRYLQQYLELLDEFGPWGADRGALDLLTTIEKEKIRTPYERHFLLLCMVSTVLVQARSMAAGVFSRYTTEMERIRRYSTPKVRRLLEVLAWFGEQQARPNDQHTSNASTTLQQQQQQQQQTMYCFCRTVECKELGREYHTFGSRIGDVGERIDRLAKQLHTVRHATDRLMLKHRNRDGGSSEMNSGSSPRHHSTAQQHTDGRSGNLRRRRCFPGPGIGGGGGPPWLNGAMGLHQRVHDSSSAGATEALCGLIFCNDRSIARILYVLLYEVARSQPEFAFLSAQYTVDKVVDPLTDAQHAALEHRKQEEVLKRFRMHDCNLLIGTSVLEEGIELPKCNLVIRWSQPSNYRSYAQCKGRAKAPSAYHILFVTPDVGNADDKSLKHDQPLDEPIQVDVDTAGGDGVLDRTVVATVDPADRELIDRSTDAMVERVAIYREVEKLLLSKCRNGEPEDGELKHADCFNHCLEIFRAVPSPDQSPTQTNSGTSLGLSNAVQTLNKYCAKLPSDTFTKLTPIWRCATTVRNGRTLYQYTIRLPINSPWKEDILGLPMPTETLARRMAAYITCRMLHAAGELDHSFQPFGKEAFRAFEADWENFELDELDAKILSENNDPRPGTTKRRQYYYKRIASVFNECRPEVGTTAYLYYMRMELICPIPEEQNTRGRKIYAPEESPQGFGILTTKLIPKISSFPIFTRSGEVKVSLDLCPQRVQLTDRQLSMVNCFVRYTFTKVLRLQKSLMLYDANATENCFFIVPTIRQPTDDGGDVQVDWEFVEKIALNVDRSGPTFIPDETRKGYQFDVNRFRDAVVMPWYRNRDQPQYFYVAEICHHLSPKSAFPGSNYATFEEYYHRKYDIQIQNVRQPLLDVDHTSARLNFLTPRYVNRKGVALPTSSEETKRAKRENLEQKQILVPELCTIHPFPASLWRAAVCLPCVLYRINALLLADEIRRQVARDLKLGREDLDQLQGGKFEWPMLSFGWNLADVLRKTKEQKVAQAAAAAAAVTIATVPAAEEGTETDASLQEGNEPESTSEGTEKKAIESDPHDETEKTTGANQEEQNPDDGSNVENTQNENGQSEEEALLEIGTWSNEMAVGVDTGEDGESGIGGGKGAFLRYDSDCASNSSGNYYSSDEYDEEEDGYLYDDSGGGASDEESALPAITAAAGESGTEPGTLCEANGSGKPAPAAPETTVSTVRRLKIEFKSETMAEAIDSERDLQRQRTQQSIIQRSRQNERLYQITKNAAEGFSCSLALTTMMDANERAEAEQRFAEQKNHTKDAIRLHGTLVRWNESLTVDHWRSRLEANELATLTALMDDMGGRAFIEFVPYIEEQELFTLLIRNGSTGERWLRLHDLYQLNARFFPEQYTVLRGGSHFDHFLDEDDEQERDGYAAGDGSSAKVITLTIRDPFPAIAAGQTACNYKVSQDTVTRIAKRCNGELEERLEQQQQQNDETASITFNFDEQPDLEQHPGPSPAIILQALTMSNANDGINLERLETIGDSFLKYAITTYLYCRYDNVHEGKLSHLRSKQVSNLNLYRLGCRKRLGDCMIAAKFEPHDNWLPPCYYVPKELEQTLIDAKIPACHWNLADLPDIKRLSCAEICQLVKERARAKRREELERRNLLTHTNPGAQGVNGQADMNIDDDDDGDEEEDDNDEDEDEDDDDDDDDDECNEGGSDFFSCFIPYNLVTQHSIPDKSVADCVEALIGAYLIECGPRGALLFMAWLGIRVLPICSNSRVPKSTNTEGTQELEPYRGGGGTVDITEYGHWIAPPSPMVRANITFGGLETGASATARELNRLLEGFEVFESALGYHFQDRSYLLQAMTHASYSPNRLTDCYQRLEFLGDAILDYLITRHLYEDRRQHSPGALTDLRSALVNNTIFAALAVRHGFHRYFLHLSPGLQEVIDRFVRIQQENGHRITEEEYYLPDEDDDVLAADGGGFSGGYGEIEGGQALMGSGEAEDVEVPKALGDVFESIAGAIFLDSGMSLNTVWKVYRKMMGPEIEKFSSSVPKSPIRELLEMEPETAKFGKPEKLADGRRVRVTVEVFGKGTFRGIGRNYRIAKCTAAKCALRQLKKLGYSSHHKRR